The proteins below come from a single Ignavibacteriales bacterium genomic window:
- the tnpA gene encoding IS200/IS605 family transposase, whose amino-acid sequence MAYLRVWIQFVWSTKNREPLINGLELRQQLFQHMAGNAANKGIYLDCVNGVCDHVHALVSLGPDQTIAKIAQLLKGESSHWFNQQHLLRGKFEWQDDYFAASVSDSAVERVRLYIKNQEGHHRKKSLSEEWGELMNHHGSLKALPWD is encoded by the coding sequence ATGGCATACCTGAGAGTCTGGATACAATTTGTTTGGTCGACGAAGAACCGCGAGCCATTGATCAACGGTTTAGAACTCCGGCAACAGCTCTTTCAACACATGGCCGGGAACGCGGCGAATAAAGGCATCTATCTCGATTGTGTGAACGGCGTATGCGATCATGTTCACGCACTTGTCTCTTTAGGTCCGGATCAGACAATCGCTAAGATTGCTCAGCTTTTGAAAGGTGAATCTTCTCACTGGTTCAATCAGCAACATCTCCTACGGGGAAAATTTGAATGGCAGGATGATTATTTTGCAGCGTCAGTCTCCGACTCTGCCGTTGAGCGGGTGAGGTTGTACATAAAGAACCAAGAAGGACATCACCGGAAGAAATCTCTTTCGGAGGAATGGGGTGAGTTAATGAACCACCATGGTTCCCTGAAAGCTCTGCCGTGGGACTGA
- a CDS encoding class I SAM-dependent methyltransferase has protein sequence MKYDPIKKVLGDIVRENVLLRKLFYTMLGLMFLREWHVKRELRKLLGRDKAPKQIYDAGCGFGQYSYYCATNFPGASIYAVDVKSEQIEDCTRFFRNAGLTNASFAVEDLTQIQHENRFDFAVSVDVMEHIPDDVGVFRNLHRSLRPGGRLLVNTPSDLGGSDAHGPEDESFIEEHARNGYGVEEIRTKLTSVGFTVDKIQFAYGPWGSIAWRLGIKYPMLLLNVSKAFFILLPFYYILTLPFTLLLMYLDYAGTNKTGTGLIVVATKK, from the coding sequence GTGAAATACGACCCCATCAAAAAAGTTCTCGGCGACATCGTTCGCGAAAACGTCCTTCTCCGCAAGCTGTTCTACACAATGCTCGGGTTGATGTTCCTGCGCGAATGGCATGTAAAACGGGAACTTCGCAAGCTTCTCGGCCGCGACAAAGCCCCGAAACAGATCTATGATGCAGGGTGCGGATTCGGACAGTATTCCTACTACTGTGCGACAAATTTTCCCGGCGCATCGATCTATGCCGTGGATGTCAAGTCGGAGCAAATCGAAGATTGCACACGGTTCTTCCGGAACGCAGGCCTGACAAACGCGTCGTTCGCTGTCGAGGACCTGACGCAGATACAGCACGAGAACCGGTTCGACTTCGCGGTCTCGGTGGACGTGATGGAGCATATACCGGACGATGTCGGTGTATTTCGCAATCTCCACCGAAGTCTTCGCCCGGGGGGCAGACTCCTCGTCAACACGCCGTCGGATCTTGGCGGATCGGACGCGCACGGTCCCGAGGATGAAAGCTTCATCGAGGAACACGCCCGGAACGGTTACGGCGTCGAGGAAATCAGAACCAAGCTGACATCCGTTGGCTTCACGGTTGACAAGATTCAGTTCGCCTACGGCCCGTGGGGTTCAATCGCATGGCGACTGGGCATCAAATATCCGATGCTTCTGCTCAATGTGAGCAAGGCCTTCTTCATTCTCCTCCCCTTCTACTACATTCTCACCCTTCCATTTACACTCCTTCTTATGTATCTTGACTACGCTGGCACCAACAAGACAGGCACAGGACTCATTGTTGTAGCCACGAAGAAATAG
- a CDS encoding glycosyltransferase — translation MKKVLIVSYYFPPSGGPGVQRVLKFVKYLPEFGWQPVVLTVQDGDYPARDESLLAEIPDHAIVYRTKIFEPYRLYRKLTGKPANAAVDVENIPQGGKQGRSAMESLAEFIRSTFFIPDARIGWYPYAVPQGLRIIKEHNIEAIYSSSPPYTTSVIARKLHLATKIPWVAGFRDPWTGFLSTPDRWSIPRAIDERLERAVFNDANAVEAAWRGILKDLIGKVPDIDQKKLVYHPNGFDSEDYPALKKQKNKRFTVTYTGSMYGKRNPKTFLHAIEGLVSEGKVDPKKIRLKFIGRFGSEVHEMLLNSPVHDSIEIISYLPHSESVEALLRSDALLLIVDEAAGSDEIVPGKVFEYIGAQRPIIALAPEGAIAGLMRETHSGFVAPNQDIPAIQAAFIECYDNFLYHKSNFEQDREAVKRYDRREITRQLAALLDTLSPRH, via the coding sequence GTGAAAAAAGTCCTTATCGTCTCATACTACTTTCCACCTTCCGGCGGACCCGGAGTTCAGCGCGTGCTGAAATTCGTCAAGTACCTTCCGGAGTTCGGCTGGCAGCCGGTCGTGCTGACGGTGCAGGATGGCGACTATCCCGCACGCGACGAGTCGCTCCTCGCGGAGATCCCGGACCACGCGATCGTCTACAGGACAAAAATCTTCGAGCCGTACCGCCTCTACCGCAAGCTCACCGGAAAACCTGCAAACGCGGCGGTTGATGTGGAGAACATTCCGCAGGGGGGGAAACAGGGGAGGTCCGCAATGGAATCCCTTGCTGAATTCATCCGCTCCACCTTCTTCATCCCCGACGCTCGCATTGGATGGTACCCGTACGCTGTTCCGCAGGGGCTCAGGATCATCAAAGAACATAACATCGAAGCCATCTACTCCTCTTCGCCGCCTTACACCACTTCAGTCATTGCGCGAAAACTTCATCTGGCAACAAAAATTCCATGGGTAGCTGGATTTCGCGATCCGTGGACCGGCTTCCTCTCCACGCCCGATCGGTGGTCCATACCTCGCGCAATCGATGAACGCCTCGAGCGTGCCGTCTTCAACGACGCGAATGCCGTCGAGGCAGCGTGGCGCGGCATTTTGAAGGACCTGATCGGAAAAGTGCCGGATATCGATCAGAAGAAGCTCGTGTACCACCCGAACGGATTCGACAGCGAGGACTATCCCGCGCTGAAGAAACAGAAGAACAAGCGGTTCACGGTCACCTACACCGGCTCGATGTACGGCAAACGGAACCCGAAGACTTTTCTGCATGCAATTGAAGGATTGGTAAGCGAGGGGAAGGTCGATCCGAAGAAGATTCGCCTCAAGTTTATCGGCCGGTTCGGTTCAGAAGTGCACGAGATGCTGCTGAACTCGCCCGTCCACGATTCAATCGAAATAATCTCGTACCTCCCGCACAGCGAGAGCGTTGAGGCTTTGCTCCGTTCCGATGCGCTGCTTTTGATTGTCGATGAAGCGGCGGGAAGCGACGAGATTGTTCCGGGAAAAGTCTTCGAGTATATCGGCGCGCAGCGCCCCATCATCGCGCTGGCTCCGGAAGGCGCGATCGCTGGCCTGATGCGCGAAACACACTCGGGGTTCGTGGCTCCGAATCAGGACATTCCGGCGATTCAGGCCGCATTCATTGAATGTTATGACAATTTTCTCTATCATAAGTCGAATTTTGAACAGGATCGGGAGGCCGTGAAACGATACGATCGGAGAGAAATCACCCGCCAGTTAGCGGCGCTTCTCGATACTCTCAGCCCCCGGCATTAA
- a CDS encoding YfhO family protein: MSKTHKERTGGRQTAGETPLIPERYQHFAAIALLFLSLVIFFNQLIFSGKMFTEADILASRSFDTFLSDAKHQGIFPLWNPYIFCGMPSYGSLTVGGDRFFDLSAQILSNASTAFSYVILNPSEGWVLFFYFVFASGIYLFTYQKVKHKFPAFIAAFSATFSMYIIIWVMSGHNTKIAVMAFFPYIFYAVERLREKFSWLLALLLVVLLHFTYMPSHIQMIFYIYLTLGIYFLFFLIRSLLKRKDLESAAGESQAWKGLVRAGVVLTLASALAFAMDSDKYLSVLEYNPYSMRGSNAIVSAPQPGDTKTIKGGLDYDYATSWSFSPGEMMTWLVPSWYGFGQVDYKGFFSNNQDVSANFYWGPQPFTHAPQYMGVIVLILAVIGFVKNRKDPFVQFVGIMIVFSLLIAFGREFPLLYDLMYRYFPAFNKFRIPSMILVMIQVFVPILAAYGITSIMRERDDLRGADIEKRKKSILVAGGVVVGVFVLLSLTFESLLPRQALQNILAPIAQQSLPRDRVVEQFMRQIPAQYMTEASSTLTKMATGDMYVALVLLIVTFGALYYFVQNQMKYTTFIVVLTLVIGFDLWRVDVKPMNPHDKSVRQQAFATPEYIKYLQRDTTLFRVLEFQNGRPPYNNMLAYWRIQSAYGYQGAKMRAYQDMDDVIGMGNPLLWGLMNVKYIISNTPDSSGAIGLVYSGRDMKVYGNRFQLPRAFFVNKYEVADGLTILNKIKDMTFNPREVMYFMEDPKVSVEPVNAAASVDIVRYGIQDLELRTTTGGNNLLFLSETYFPVGWKALLDGKEIPIYRANYLFRAVVVPAGQHKLEMKFEPKGFYLGKNLSLAANILVLGGLGFFGFDYWRKKRTPKQADEQAKA, encoded by the coding sequence ATGAGCAAAACACATAAAGAACGGACCGGTGGTCGACAGACTGCCGGCGAAACGCCCCTGATTCCAGAGCGCTACCAGCACTTCGCAGCCATCGCGCTCCTCTTTCTCAGCCTCGTCATTTTCTTCAACCAGCTGATTTTCAGCGGGAAAATGTTCACCGAGGCCGATATCCTGGCGAGCCGGAGCTTCGACACGTTTCTGTCAGACGCCAAGCATCAGGGGATCTTCCCGCTCTGGAACCCTTACATCTTCTGCGGCATGCCTTCCTACGGAAGTCTTACCGTTGGGGGCGACCGGTTCTTCGACCTCTCGGCTCAGATTCTGTCGAATGCCTCAACAGCGTTCAGCTATGTCATCCTGAATCCTTCCGAGGGATGGGTGTTGTTCTTCTACTTCGTCTTTGCCTCGGGCATCTATCTCTTCACCTATCAGAAGGTGAAACATAAGTTTCCGGCATTCATTGCCGCTTTTTCTGCCACATTCTCTATGTACATCATCATCTGGGTGATGAGCGGACACAATACGAAGATCGCCGTCATGGCTTTCTTCCCCTACATTTTCTATGCAGTCGAGCGGCTGCGCGAGAAATTCAGCTGGCTGCTCGCTCTCCTTCTTGTGGTCTTGCTGCACTTCACCTATATGCCGAGCCATATCCAGATGATTTTCTACATCTACCTTACGCTCGGCATCTACTTCCTGTTTTTCCTTATCCGATCTCTTCTCAAGAGGAAAGACCTGGAGAGCGCGGCAGGCGAGTCACAGGCCTGGAAAGGCCTCGTGCGGGCAGGCGTCGTTCTCACTCTCGCAAGCGCCCTGGCGTTCGCGATGGACTCCGACAAGTACCTCTCCGTTCTCGAATACAATCCTTATTCCATGAGGGGTTCCAACGCCATCGTCTCAGCGCCCCAACCCGGCGATACCAAAACGATTAAGGGAGGTCTCGACTACGATTACGCCACAAGCTGGTCCTTCTCCCCCGGCGAAATGATGACGTGGCTCGTCCCTTCGTGGTATGGGTTCGGACAGGTAGACTACAAAGGCTTCTTCTCGAACAACCAGGACGTGTCGGCCAATTTTTACTGGGGACCGCAGCCGTTCACCCACGCACCTCAATACATGGGCGTCATCGTCCTGATTCTTGCGGTGATAGGTTTTGTGAAGAACAGGAAAGATCCCTTTGTTCAATTCGTGGGGATCATGATCGTTTTCTCTCTCCTGATCGCGTTCGGCAGAGAGTTCCCATTACTGTACGATCTGATGTACCGATACTTCCCGGCATTCAACAAGTTCCGAATTCCGTCGATGATCCTCGTCATGATCCAGGTTTTTGTTCCAATTCTGGCTGCGTATGGGATCACTTCTATTATGCGCGAGCGAGATGATCTTCGCGGTGCCGATATTGAAAAACGGAAGAAGTCGATCCTTGTCGCTGGTGGAGTCGTCGTCGGGGTCTTCGTCCTGCTCTCGCTGACCTTCGAAAGCCTGCTTCCGCGTCAGGCGCTGCAGAATATTCTCGCCCCCATTGCCCAACAGAGTTTGCCGCGGGACCGGGTGGTCGAGCAATTCATGCGCCAGATTCCCGCTCAATACATGACAGAAGCCTCCTCGACGCTCACCAAAATGGCCACGGGCGACATGTACGTCGCATTGGTCCTCCTCATCGTGACATTCGGAGCGCTGTACTACTTCGTCCAAAACCAGATGAAGTACACGACCTTCATCGTCGTCCTGACACTCGTGATCGGCTTCGATCTGTGGCGAGTGGACGTCAAGCCAATGAATCCCCACGACAAATCCGTGCGACAGCAGGCCTTTGCTACTCCTGAATACATCAAATACCTGCAACGCGATACGACGCTGTTCCGCGTCCTGGAATTCCAGAACGGCCGCCCCCCGTACAACAACATGCTCGCATACTGGCGCATTCAAAGCGCGTACGGATATCAGGGAGCGAAGATGCGCGCGTATCAGGACATGGACGATGTCATCGGAATGGGGAATCCCTTGTTGTGGGGGCTGATGAACGTGAAGTACATCATCTCGAACACACCGGATTCGAGCGGTGCAATCGGCCTCGTCTATAGCGGCCGCGACATGAAGGTATACGGCAACCGTTTCCAACTCCCGCGTGCTTTCTTTGTCAACAAGTATGAAGTTGCTGACGGCCTGACGATCCTCAACAAGATCAAGGATATGACTTTCAATCCCCGCGAGGTCATGTACTTCATGGAAGACCCGAAGGTATCCGTGGAGCCGGTCAATGCGGCTGCAAGCGTGGACATTGTGCGTTATGGCATTCAGGACCTCGAGTTGAGAACAACAACCGGGGGCAACAACCTCCTCTTCCTGAGCGAAACGTATTTCCCTGTGGGCTGGAAGGCCCTGCTCGACGGCAAGGAAATACCGATCTACCGGGCGAACTATTTGTTCAGAGCGGTGGTCGTGCCGGCCGGGCAGCACAAACTCGAAATGAAATTTGAACCGAAGGGATTTTACCTGGGCAAGAACCTGAGTCTCGCCGCAAACATTCTTGTGCTGGGTGGGCTGGGGTTTTTCGGCTTCGATTATTGGCGTAAGAAACGAACACCAAAACAGGCCGATGAACAGGCCAAGGCGTAA
- the asnB gene encoding asparagine synthase (glutamine-hydrolyzing), with the protein MCGICGIYKYGNPNHAFDEALLVRMSDVIKHRGPDDAGTFLSSDHRVGFGFRRLSIVDLSPAGHQPMFTPDKSVAIVFNGEIYNHLVIRKELEAKGYKYRSRSDTETILYAYQEYGLNFVHKLLGMFALALWDEKRRILVLARDRIGIKPLYYTVADGQLIFGSEIKAILQHPSVSREIDPQAMDAYLTFLISPAPLTMFKNIRKLEPGHFLVIGQDGIQRDEQYWDPVPSGEQPSIDIDGTPIPHSTLVENAAGMTEESCISTIRTLLKQSVKDRMMSDVPFGVFLSGGIDSSTNVALMAELMDRPVDTFSVGVRDLEKYNELGYARQIASQFKTNHHEVMIDQRMAFDFLPKLIYHQDEPLADPVCIPLYFVSKLARDNGTIVVQVGEGSDEQFAGYQSMLRELRFYNTAWKAYKALPGFAQSSIYGAAALFLKRKQEYLALDYIRKGLKGEELFWGGAINFTETHKRLLLDGGRKTDPQFVHALAKGWHDELLRKDPGADYLKRMIYLEFKNRLPELLLMRVDKVSMAASIEARVPFLDHRLVEYSMTIPQEFKIKGGEPKYILKKAVEGIIPDNIIYRKKQGFAAPVNEWLRNEWSGYAENAIRESALVKQGILQYGFIKSMIESHRARKIDAGQNIWNLLNLVLWHKYWIEGKEL; encoded by the coding sequence ATGTGCGGCATTTGCGGCATCTATAAGTACGGCAACCCGAACCATGCGTTCGACGAGGCGCTCCTCGTCAGGATGAGCGACGTCATCAAGCATCGCGGTCCTGATGATGCGGGTACGTTTCTTTCTTCCGATCATCGCGTGGGGTTCGGTTTTCGACGCCTTTCCATCGTCGATCTCTCACCTGCCGGCCACCAGCCGATGTTCACGCCGGACAAGTCGGTCGCCATCGTCTTCAACGGCGAGATCTACAATCATCTTGTCATTCGCAAAGAACTCGAGGCGAAGGGATACAAGTACCGTTCGCGCTCTGATACCGAAACGATCCTCTACGCGTATCAGGAGTACGGACTGAACTTTGTCCACAAGCTGCTTGGGATGTTCGCTCTTGCATTGTGGGACGAGAAGAGACGCATTCTCGTTCTCGCGCGTGACCGCATCGGCATCAAGCCGCTCTACTACACCGTTGCCGACGGACAGTTGATCTTCGGTTCGGAGATCAAGGCCATTCTGCAGCATCCCTCCGTCTCACGTGAGATTGATCCGCAGGCGATGGATGCGTACCTGACCTTTCTCATCAGTCCCGCGCCGCTTACGATGTTCAAAAACATTCGTAAGCTCGAACCGGGACATTTCCTGGTCATCGGTCAGGACGGAATCCAGAGAGACGAACAGTACTGGGACCCGGTTCCGTCCGGCGAGCAGCCGTCGATCGACATCGACGGGACGCCGATTCCCCACTCTACGCTCGTCGAAAACGCAGCGGGAATGACCGAGGAATCGTGTATCAGCACGATCCGCACGCTCCTCAAGCAGTCTGTAAAAGACCGGATGATGAGCGACGTCCCTTTCGGTGTTTTCCTGAGCGGCGGCATCGATTCGAGCACGAACGTTGCGCTGATGGCCGAATTGATGGACCGGCCGGTCGATACGTTTTCCGTCGGCGTCCGGGACCTTGAGAAGTACAACGAACTTGGCTACGCACGCCAGATTGCGAGCCAGTTCAAGACGAACCATCATGAAGTGATGATCGATCAGAGGATGGCCTTCGACTTTTTGCCGAAGCTCATCTACCACCAGGATGAACCTCTTGCTGATCCAGTCTGTATTCCGCTGTACTTCGTCTCAAAGCTCGCTCGTGACAACGGGACGATTGTCGTTCAGGTCGGCGAAGGGAGCGACGAGCAATTTGCCGGTTATCAGTCGATGCTGCGCGAGCTGCGGTTCTACAACACAGCATGGAAGGCATACAAGGCACTCCCCGGCTTCGCGCAATCGTCCATCTACGGAGCGGCAGCGCTGTTTCTGAAAAGAAAACAGGAATATCTCGCGCTCGATTACATCCGGAAGGGTTTGAAGGGAGAAGAACTGTTCTGGGGGGGCGCGATCAATTTCACAGAAACACACAAGCGTCTTCTGCTCGACGGCGGACGAAAAACCGATCCGCAGTTCGTGCACGCGCTGGCGAAGGGCTGGCATGACGAGCTTCTCCGGAAGGATCCCGGGGCAGACTATTTGAAGCGAATGATCTACCTCGAGTTCAAGAACCGCCTGCCCGAGCTTCTTCTGATGCGGGTGGACAAGGTGTCGATGGCTGCATCTATCGAAGCCCGCGTTCCATTTCTTGATCATCGGCTGGTGGAATATTCCATGACGATCCCCCAGGAATTCAAGATCAAGGGGGGAGAGCCGAAGTACATTCTGAAGAAAGCTGTGGAAGGGATTATTCCGGACAACATCATTTACCGGAAAAAGCAGGGTTTCGCCGCACCGGTCAACGAATGGCTGCGAAATGAATGGTCGGGCTACGCGGAGAATGCGATCCGGGAATCGGCGCTCGTGAAGCAGGGGATTCTGCAGTACGGCTTCATCAAATCGATGATCGAGAGCCATCGCGCCCGGAAAATCGATGCCGGGCAGAACATCTGGAATCTCCTGAACCTTGTTCTCTGGCATAAGTACTGGATTGAGGGAAAAGAGCTTTAA
- a CDS encoding class I SAM-dependent methyltransferase — MKMTDTNDETLKQQVREYWDAHPCGTQFTHLEWGSKQFFDEVERFRYDSQPFMRELVEFDNFRGKRLLEIGCGLGTDLLQFARGGAITSGVDLTPASIELVKKRFALEGISVDAQVADAENLPFPDASFDVVYSFGVLHHTPNTQKSIDEVHRVLKPGGRIVIMLYHKNSVHVFLGAPIYSMLHKLRAGAGSLVEDWVRVYDGAENPLGKAYSEAELRTMFTRFKDLRFAACDPIRRKYGAAVNWLNQKFLSRRWGFWMVIKGRKAEDVRR; from the coding sequence ATGAAGATGACAGACACAAACGACGAAACCCTGAAGCAGCAGGTACGCGAGTACTGGGACGCTCATCCATGCGGCACGCAGTTCACGCACCTCGAATGGGGCTCGAAGCAGTTCTTCGACGAGGTCGAGAGGTTCCGGTATGATTCGCAGCCATTCATGCGGGAGTTGGTGGAATTCGACAATTTTCGCGGCAAGCGGCTGCTGGAAATCGGATGTGGACTCGGCACGGATCTGCTCCAATTCGCACGCGGCGGCGCCATCACTTCCGGAGTCGATCTCACGCCGGCGAGCATTGAGCTCGTGAAGAAGCGATTCGCCCTGGAAGGAATTTCGGTGGACGCACAGGTTGCGGATGCGGAGAATCTTCCCTTTCCGGATGCATCATTTGATGTCGTATATTCCTTCGGAGTTCTTCACCATACTCCAAACACACAGAAATCGATCGACGAAGTGCACCGCGTTCTCAAACCCGGCGGGCGCATTGTCATCATGTTGTATCACAAGAATTCCGTTCACGTGTTTCTCGGTGCACCTATCTATTCGATGCTGCACAAACTGCGCGCAGGTGCGGGTTCGCTGGTCGAGGACTGGGTCCGCGTGTATGACGGTGCTGAGAATCCACTGGGAAAAGCGTATTCGGAAGCAGAACTCCGAACCATGTTCACGCGGTTCAAGGATCTCCGTTTCGCTGCCTGTGACCCGATCCGTCGCAAGTACGGCGCTGCGGTCAACTGGCTCAATCAGAAATTCCTCAGCCGCCGGTGGGGGTTTTGGATGGTGATAAAAGGAAGAAAAGCGGAAGATGTGAGACGGTAG
- a CDS encoding Gfo/Idh/MocA family oxidoreductase has product MSDIQFAIVGCGRIAQRHAEHINKMAHLAAVCDVKRQRADELAAKYQCRAYGNIEDLLAAEPGVNVVSICTPNGLHAEHTIKVLRAGKHALCEKPMALRSADCRRMIEEEKRSGRKLFVVKQNRFNPPIAALKKAVDEGRLGRIVNVQLNCFWNRTDAYYKESDWKGSLDLDGGTLYTQFSHFVDLLIWMVGDIGPLHVLTGNFFHQSTIDFEDTGVVALEFTNGALGTINYTVNSYKKNMEGSITLFGDKGTVKIGGQYLNALEYQCIEGYEITNVEHSAPANDYGFYQGSMSNHDKVYQNVLDVLTNNHEVATGGLEGLKTVEVIERIYAQANIGPKA; this is encoded by the coding sequence GTGAGTGACATTCAATTCGCGATCGTCGGCTGCGGACGGATTGCTCAACGCCACGCGGAACATATCAACAAGATGGCTCACCTGGCCGCCGTGTGTGACGTCAAGCGGCAGCGCGCAGATGAACTCGCAGCAAAGTATCAATGCCGGGCATATGGAAACATCGAGGATCTGCTCGCGGCTGAACCTGGCGTCAACGTCGTTTCCATCTGCACACCGAACGGGCTTCATGCCGAGCACACAATCAAGGTCTTGCGGGCCGGGAAGCACGCCCTCTGTGAGAAACCGATGGCTTTGCGCTCAGCCGATTGCCGAAGGATGATCGAGGAAGAAAAGCGCTCGGGCAGAAAGCTCTTTGTCGTGAAACAAAACCGGTTTAATCCTCCGATTGCCGCGCTGAAAAAAGCAGTCGACGAGGGACGGCTCGGACGCATCGTCAATGTTCAACTCAACTGTTTCTGGAACCGGACAGATGCATACTACAAGGAATCCGACTGGAAGGGCTCGCTCGATCTCGACGGCGGCACCTTGTATACGCAGTTCAGCCATTTTGTCGATCTCCTGATCTGGATGGTTGGTGACATTGGACCTCTCCACGTACTGACGGGGAATTTCTTTCATCAATCAACGATCGACTTTGAAGATACCGGCGTTGTTGCGTTGGAGTTCACCAATGGAGCGCTCGGTACAATCAATTACACCGTGAACAGCTACAAAAAGAACATGGAAGGCTCGATCACCCTGTTTGGCGACAAGGGAACAGTAAAAATTGGCGGCCAATACCTCAACGCGCTCGAATATCAGTGCATCGAGGGATACGAGATCACCAACGTGGAGCATTCAGCTCCGGCCAACGACTACGGTTTCTATCAGGGGTCGATGTCGAATCACGACAAGGTCTACCAGAACGTGCTCGACGTTCTTACAAACAATCACGAGGTCGCAACCGGTGGTCTCGAGGGGTTGAAAACTGTCGAAGTGATCGAGAGAATCTACGCGCAAGCGAATATCGGCCCGAAGGCGTAA
- a CDS encoding acyltransferase: MDHKIYPNVQIGKDAVIGEYVIIGVPPRGKKPGELPTIIGDGAVLRSHTVIYAGNIIGKNFQTGHHVLVREENQFGDNVSIGTSSVVEHHVRMGNNVRIHSQAFVPEMSILEDGAWIGPHVVITNAAYPLSQNVKNELKGAVVKKNAKVGANATLLPGVTIGENALVGAGAVVTKDVPANKVVAGNPAKVINDVSNLPYGERQ; encoded by the coding sequence ATGGACCACAAAATCTACCCTAATGTTCAAATCGGCAAGGACGCGGTGATCGGGGAATATGTCATCATCGGCGTTCCTCCCCGCGGCAAGAAGCCCGGTGAGCTCCCGACCATCATCGGCGATGGGGCGGTTCTTCGCTCTCATACGGTGATTTACGCCGGCAACATTATCGGGAAAAACTTCCAGACGGGGCACCACGTTTTGGTGCGCGAAGAAAACCAGTTCGGTGACAACGTCAGTATCGGGACCTCATCCGTGGTCGAGCACCATGTGCGGATGGGGAATAACGTGCGCATCCATTCCCAGGCATTTGTGCCTGAAATGTCGATTCTTGAGGACGGCGCGTGGATCGGACCACATGTAGTCATCACCAACGCCGCGTATCCGCTTTCCCAGAATGTCAAGAATGAGCTCAAAGGTGCAGTGGTAAAAAAGAATGCAAAGGTCGGCGCCAACGCGACCCTGCTGCCCGGAGTGACGATTGGCGAGAACGCGCTTGTCGGTGCCGGTGCGGTCGTGACAAAAGATGTCCCTGCGAACAAAGTTGTGGCGGGAAACCCGGCGAAGGTCATCAACGACGTGTCCAACCTTCCGTACGGAGAGCGTCAATGA
- a CDS encoding DegT/DnrJ/EryC1/StrS family aminotransferase — MKIPLVDLKAQYAGIKTEIDSAVQLVLDETDFINGGAVSKFEQSFAAYCGTRSAVGLANGTDALQLSLLALGIGRGDEVITAVNTFIATSEAISATGARPVFVDNDPQTYTIDVSKIEEKITPHTKAIIPIHLYGQPAAMIALNEIAARRNLAVVEDAAQAHGASFKGKSVGTLGKIACFSFYPGKNLGAYGDAGAIATNDEALANKVRMLANHGRLKKYEHEMEGYNSRLDTLQAAVLDVKLRHLRAWTQRRQQHAAQYSQLLSRAAEIVTPVVHPDATHVFHLYVVRVRQREKVQQALKEAGIATGIHYPIPLHMQPAYKYLGLPAGSYPVAERFAGEILSLPMYPELTADQVTFICDILINACRSNSASKLV, encoded by the coding sequence ATGAAGATTCCTTTGGTTGACTTGAAAGCTCAATATGCAGGCATCAAGACGGAAATCGACAGCGCCGTTCAACTCGTGCTGGATGAAACAGACTTTATTAACGGCGGCGCCGTTTCGAAATTCGAACAATCCTTCGCGGCATACTGCGGAACCCGTTCCGCGGTCGGACTGGCTAACGGCACAGACGCCCTTCAGTTATCATTGCTCGCCCTGGGAATAGGAAGAGGTGACGAGGTTATCACCGCGGTCAATACATTTATCGCAACATCCGAGGCAATCTCGGCGACAGGTGCCCGACCCGTATTCGTTGACAACGATCCTCAGACTTACACGATCGACGTCAGTAAGATTGAAGAGAAGATCACGCCGCACACAAAAGCGATCATACCCATACATTTGTATGGCCAACCTGCTGCAATGATCGCGCTCAACGAGATCGCCGCTCGCCGCAACCTGGCCGTCGTCGAAGACGCCGCACAGGCCCACGGGGCAAGTTTCAAGGGAAAGTCCGTCGGGACTCTGGGGAAAATCGCGTGTTTCAGTTTCTATCCTGGCAAGAACCTCGGGGCGTACGGCGACGCCGGAGCGATCGCGACAAACGACGAAGCGCTTGCGAACAAAGTCCGCATGCTCGCAAACCATGGCCGGCTGAAAAAGTACGAGCACGAGATGGAAGGATACAACAGCCGCCTCGATACGCTGCAGGCAGCGGTACTCGATGTGAAGCTGCGCCACCTTCGGGCTTGGACGCAACGGCGTCAGCAGCACGCTGCGCAGTACTCACAGCTGCTTTCCAGGGCGGCGGAGATCGTTACCCCCGTTGTCCACCCCGACGCAACGCACGTGTTTCATTTGTATGTCGTCCGCGTCCGGCAGCGTGAAAAAGTACAGCAGGCACTCAAGGAAGCGGGGATTGCGACAGGAATTCATTATCCGATTCCACTCCACATGCAGCCGGCGTACAAATACCTGGGACTTCCTGCGGGTTCATATCCTGTGGCCGAACGTTTTGCGGGCGAGATCCTGAGTCTGCCGATGTACCCCGAACTGACCGCTGATCAAGTCACGTTCATTTGCGATATACTGATCAACGCCTGCCGTTCGAATTCTGCCAGCAAATTGGTCTGA